A region of the Clavelina lepadiformis chromosome 9, kaClaLepa1.1, whole genome shotgun sequence genome:
TTTGCTCATCCTCGTCGCGATGATTGTTTTGACAATCTTGTACAGCACACACTATGTATATGGTTATTCTTATTATTGCGGCTGGGCTGCATTTGGTATATgttcgtttgtttgtttacttggAGTTTGCATTAGGGCAGGTTTCAAGTTAAATTGTGTGAGCAGATTTCGTCCAAAACGTGAAGATAGCCCTTGGTCCGATTTTGACAACTGGTAAACAGTACTAGCGTAGTATCCTAAAAGACAGGCCTGCAGCGGCCTTCGTGGTATTTTCTAATACCATGACATCAATTCTtgtaaaagtgttttctagttattcattgaagtttatgaatttgttttttgataaagaCGTAAAATGTCGACTGATGATTGGAAATTTGCTCTGAATAACGTTGTGTGAGCACTCTTTTTAGTATGTTTCCAGGTTGTTTTCGAGCATCTATTGTGATAAGAAGTCGTTATTGGAAATGCCCGCCTCTTAACCTTAATACTGTTTATTTATCTATGTGTCAATGTGTCAGCTTTAACTATATGTATCTCCCAGAGTCCCAGTGTCTAAACATTGTTTTCTCGCTGCACCTGCTATGATTTGCTGCGTTTTTCAtgtcgaacattttaactcATAATCGCTTTCACATTAAATAAGCTTgcacttctaccagcgagcaAAGTTAGTCGAATGAATCACCAAGATCAACAGACGAGTTATCTAAGTTAGACATGGTGATTGTAATTCAATATACATCTTATTGGCGTCTTCATTtggaaagtgtacagcacctataaCAAAAACCTTCTCTTGTcaactatttctgttgtaatattaagaCATTTCGACCGACATAAGGTTATACTGTAGTATTCTAATTATAACATTCACTCGCTAACACGCTCCAAAATGACTTTAATTTGCCAATGTCAACTCGCAACATGATCGCAGTGTTTCCAACATAACACATCAATAAACACATGGTTGCGTTAATACGAACATCGAACAGACACTACATTTCCTCTCATGTCAAATGTATAATTCCCTACTAAATTTTGTAACATTAAAGAATACAGTTCACTGTGCATAAAACAGGATCATTAAAGATTTTCATACCCAAGTCGTATTCAAAAAACACATTgtacaaaatcatcaaaacgCCCCGGTTTCTTGAGGTCGTTACGAGGCCGTAGATTAATAGAGGGTATAGTAACTTCACGACTTGTATTTGCAACACTGGTTTGAGTTTCCGGTGTTTCCACCTAATCACAATCAATTGCATCATTATcagcattaaattttttacatgCGACACATTACGTTTATACTGCACTCCAGCATTATCAACTACAACACTGTTTCCATGTTTTTCTACCACAACAAAAAGTTCTTTATGGAATGTAGTTAGgcataccatatttttgtgattgaaaaccgggacgcttcagaacaacgagTCTTGTCAGATAATGATTTTTGCAGaatgaaatgcaaacaagtaccggtacgaaataagttctttcaataacttaACCGCAAAAAGAACACCTTCTCCTACaagcctactattactgaactagcgaatgcgctaacatTCAACCcactactggaccaattaccgGCGAGAATTACGTAACAATTACTGTTACATCGAACACAACGcaacaagaacacgcatcaGGCATCACTCTTCAGCAAGTtggctaaacaaaccaatcacagcatgctaatattcgtgtagtgcAGGGTAATGCTGGCTaactaaatgccaaagcgggacgttttggttgactgaccgggacgccgggacaaagccttaaaaACCGCGACTGTCCCgactaaaacgggacgtatggttaGCCTACCTATACAGAACAAACCAAGAAATAAGAATTAACACAACCAACAATGCTGGTCACCCCTGTCTGAGTGAGTATAAGCCGCTGTAGTCACGCTTCAATAATTATCGGAAACGCGCTTTTTCTTCAAACGTCCCCAAGCAATTACGGTTAAGCGGGGAAGCGTGTGTTTGACAAACGTTTATGCCTGAACTACAGCAAGGTAATTATCTTTAAGAGTGTTctaaagaaagaaattttgttaGTAAAACTGtattaaacacaattaaaACGTAAATATATGCCATGAAACTATCAATAATTGCCTTTGATGTTATATATTACAAAAGtaccacaaacgcaaagttATTCTTGTTTTTTAGTACAATTTCAGCATATTTAAATCATCACTCTGGCTTCCCTTCACAGtataaatctttcgccttttactaaagatttccgtgtttGGGAGCAATACAATGAGTctagtttatttttctacctCGCCAGGGCGAGGCAATATTCTTCATTAATTAAGAGTTAAGCACAGCAGTTTGCCACGTTACTTACAATCTTAAACAAACGTTTATGCCGGCTGCGTTCGATGGTCAGCGTCACTACACGGCGGTTATGACATACTCAATATTCCCGTGTATGcgaatttgttttatttaaaacctttGACTCTATTTTGCAAggacaaaattgaaaacaaggtTCTGTCTTTGGAAAACCGCACGATAGAACACCAAATTGGTCACCAACTGTCCAACCTGCTCGGCATCCAGATTGATAATCGTACACCGCATGCCACCTCCCCATCGATTTATTATGATTCCAATGCCCATCCAGAGAAGAACCAGAAAGAGCCGACAAACGAGAACGAAGTGAAGACTCAACATCATTGTCGACCGTAATACCACCCGGTCAGTGCCCGAAAAAAGAGTCGCTCGACAGTCAAATTTTAGAAGCTAACGAAACGGGCGTTTTTAAGGTAAATGACTTATCAAACATTAAATGCAGCTGTGGTGACATTGTGCCCAAACCATTGTGGTATAAAAATGCTTACACGCCAAAATCTACTGTATAGTAAAAAATTCTTGATTACGCTAATCCACAAAAAAGACGTAAAAGAAGATTTAAAGATTTCTCGATCTCTCTTTCAAACAGCGATGTtaacatttacatttacaaaagtCTTGACACAACGGCTGGAACGATATCAGGCAAAATACCCATGAGCAACATTCTGCCCAGCCTGACAAGTTAATTCACGACGCCACCATATTGTTACGAGACCTTCATGAAAACGCGTGTCCTCGCGACTAGAAGTGTCTGTTTATCTCGATAGACTTTTAAATGGCGGTCGATCCAATAAATACCTTGGCCATTACTGTActattaattgcatttttaaatcaaGACTGTTAGAAAGTTGAAATTAATGAGCATTAATGAGTTGGCTAAACAGACTAATCACAGCATGCTAATATTTGTGTAGCGTAGGCCAATGCTGGCTGGCTAAATaccaaagcgggacttttggttgactgaccgggacaaagccttaaaaaccgggactgtcccggctaaaacgggacgtatggtaagcctaaaTGTAGTAGATAATTTATCATGCACATTTTGTTTAAGTGACACCGTGTCCCCAGGTTTAACATCACTATGCCCAGCAGACTGTCTTAAATCTGCATAGACCTTCcccttttgtttaaattttgcatcATGGTCACGAGCAAATTGTAAGTCATGAAAACACGATAAATAAAACTCAGGTAACTTGGTACGAATTTTACGCTTAAACAACAATTCAGCTGGACTAACTCCAGTAGTACTATGAGCAGTAGAACGATACATCAATAAATAAGTATTAATCTCCTTTCTCCAGTCCTTACCCTCGGCCTGGGCAATCTTTAGGCGTTTAAGTAATGATCTATTCTGGCGTTCAACTTCCCCATTTGCTTGGGGCCATATTGATGTGACTTCACGATGTTGAATGCCCTGCTCATTAAGATAACTTTTAAATTGACCACCTATAAATTGAGGGCCATTGTCAGACGTAATAGAGTGGGGTAAACCAATTACTTATTACTACCAATAGACTAGCAATTACTTTTGCCGACGTAATCGATTTCATAGCATCCATTTCAAAATACCGACTATAATAATCAACAACTACAAAAATACAATCTCCTGAAGGTAATGGTCCCATTAAATTAGCTGCTAAGTGTTGCCAGGGGCCTGATGGTAATTCAGTACTAACTTACTTATTGGTTCATGACTAGCtggttttaaaacaagttggcaACTGTAACATGATTTACAGAACCGTTAACTTTCTTTATCAATACCAGGCCACCATACCTTCTCTCGTAGTCGACGTTTCATAACCAAGGTTACATCAAATGGCCAACTCATTATGATTAACCCTGCTCCGTACTCCACTTGTAATGCTGTCCATTATAAGTTCGTCTGGCCCACTTCAGATTCTAGGAAAGTAACCAACGACTTTCTGTTTCACACTACCATTTACTATAATTGCGTTACAGACACAATGACGTCTTATCTTGGATGTCTTGCATCGTGCTCAATCAAGCGTGGATATTGCTTAGCGGGCAATCGTATGCTTATATGGCAAATACCTTCGCATATCAACTGCTCTCCAACTAAGCCTCTTGGGTCGCATAAGATTCTACTCCACTGTACGTCTTTATATAAAGTTTCCTTACCTGACTTCGGAATCTCGGTGCATCATTGAAG
Encoded here:
- the LOC143471376 gene encoding uncharacterized protein LOC143471376; translation: MSWPFDVTLVMKRRLREKGIQHREVTSIWPQANGEVERQNRSLLKRLKIAQAEGKDWRKEINTYLLMYRSTAHSTTGVSPAELLFKRKIRTKLPEFYLSCFHDLQFARDHDAKFKQKGKVYADLRQSAGHSDVKPGDTVSLKQNRDREIFKSSFTSFLWISVIKNFLLYSRFWRVSIFIPQWFGHNVTTAAFNLLKFDCRATLFSGTDRVVLRSTMMLSLHFVLVCRLFLVLLWMGIGIIINRWGGGMRCTIINLDAEQNTLKDNYLAVVQA